TCTGGAAAATCGAAGGGCTGGATTCTCGGGATCAGGCGGAAGAGGTCTCGAAGCAGGTTCGTTCCGGCGCCGCCCGGAGTCGTGTCGGTGCAATCCTCCTCGGACGAGGCTCGAACAAGGAGAAGGTGCACGAGTGGCTCGAAGTGTCGGCACCGGTCGAGGGGTTCATTGGTTTCGCCGTGGGTCGCACGAACTTCAGCGAGCCGCTTTCGGGTCATTTGAAGGGAGATCTGAACGCGAAGGAAGCGATCGACGCGATCGCCGAGAACTACAAGGGATGCGTGGATATTTGGAAGGCGGCGAAATCCTGAGCGAGATAGACCAGAAAAAGAAAAAGCGGGTAGGGTCGGAGCCCCCAACCTGGATGTGACAAACCGAAGCCCGGGACCGTTACCGGAATCGACCTTCACACCCACTCCGACCCCACCGCGCTCGGTGCCGCCCGGCGGGGCAAGCGCTCCATCCGGAGCGGGCCGCGCCAAGGCTGGCGGCAACGGAAGATCGTCGTAGGCCGCTTGTTATCGCTTCCTACTTCGCTGAGGTATATAGCAAGAGCTTTGCCAGATCGTGCCGGACTCGGCAGAGGATCTCTAAGCTATTCACCCGTCGCCGATTAGTGCGTTTGTGACCGTATCGCGGTCAGTACGGGGCCGGCGCTCCACCCGACTCGCGTAGGAGATTCCCGTCAAACCCCTTGATTTTTGCCCCCCAGCAATGAGGTGAATTCTCCCCCAAGCCCTTTCCGGAGAGCGAGACAATCGCGAAAGTCCATATTGGCATCGGGGTTGCTAGGTAGAGGACGTGCTGCATGCCGTGCTGACGAACCCCTTCTCTCCAGTCGACGTTCTCTATATTACGTTCGATGGCCTGCTCGATCCGCTGGGGCAGGCCAGAAAAATCGATCTCTTGCAACGTTTGGCGTGCGATGGCCTCACGATCGCCGTCGTTTCGTTCGAAGAGCCGGATGCACTGAGAGAAGAGATTCGGACCGCCTCGATGAGAGGCAAGCTCGAAGCGCAGGGCATCACCTGGAGGCCCCTTGGTCACCGCGCCACTCGTTCGATTCCGACGGCCTGCTGGGACTTTGTCCGAGGGGCGGCGACGGCGATGCGGGTCACGGTCGAGCGCAGGCCGCGCTGTCTCCATGCTTGCGGTTACTCGAGCGCGCTGGTCGGGCTAGCGGTCAAGCTGGCCTTCGGTGGAAAGCTGATCTTCGACATGCCCGGCTTCTGGCCCGAGGAAAGCGTGGAGCTCGGTTTCTTTCGCTCCACCCATTTCTTGTATCGCGTCAGCAAGCGCCTCGAGGAAGCGATCCTCGAGGGCTCGGATCACGTCGTCGTTGCTACCGATCGAGCCAAGGCGGTCCTTCGGGACGAGGAGGCGAAAGCCAGGCTCGCGGCCAAACGCAGCGTCCGGGAAAAGCCGATCTCCGTAATCCCCTGCTGCGTAGATCTCGAGAGATTCCGACCGCGAACGCAAGATCGGATGCTCCTGGCAGGTTCGGGGCTAGAGAACAAGCTGCTGTTCGGAAACATCGGTTCGTTCAACCGGCGTTATCTTGCCGCGGAGATGTTCCGGTTCGCTTTTCACCTGAAGAAATATCGGCCCGAAGTAACGTTCGTCTACTTGACGCCGCACGACCCGCGCCCGCTTTACGAAGCGGCGCGAGACGCGGGCCTCGCCGACGACGACATTTTCGTTCGGACGGTCGCCGCGTCTGACATACCGCGGTGGCTCTCGGTCTTCAGACTCGGCGTATTCTTCGTCAGGCCAAGCTATGCCGCGAAGGCATCGTCATTCGCGAAGATCGGAGAGTTTCTCGCCTCCGGGGTACCCGTGATCACCAACACCGGCGTCGGCGATCTCGATCATCTCCTGAGCGAAGAAAGATGTGGGCTCCTTCTTCCGGGGCTCACCGACCGCGATCTCGATGCGGCGGCAAAGAAGGCTTTACCTCTGCTCGAAGGAGACGCCGTGCCGCAAGAGCTTCGAGATCGCTGCCGCCAGACCGCATTGGATCGCTTCGGTATGGCCCACGGCGCGCGCCGTTACTCCTCCATCATTCGGTCTCTCGAAGCGGCGGGACGAGCGGTCGAAGATCATCCGAGAGCGATCGAGACCGGATAGGCGATCTCCGCGCGCGGTTCTGCCGGGGCTCTCGGCCGGTGCTACAGTGGGGCATCCATGCGGCGCCGCGATTTTCTTCACGTTTCTGCCTCGGCGGTGCTCGGTCTCGGTTCGTCTCGCGCTCGGATCCCGGTCCCTCGCGTTAACGGCAGTATCAACGTCCAGCCCGTGCGACGCCTGGAGGCGAACGCGGGGCGCACGCCTCCCCTCATCGTTCCCGAGCTGGTCGATGCCCAGATGCGGGCCCTGTACGAGCTGGGATTCGAGCGGATCCGGGTCACGATCTCGTTCGATCGATTCGGTCCGGATTTCCTCGCTGCGATCC
This window of the Vicinamibacteria bacterium genome carries:
- a CDS encoding glycosyltransferase, translated to MLHAVLTNPFSPVDVLYITFDGLLDPLGQARKIDLLQRLACDGLTIAVVSFEEPDALREEIRTASMRGKLEAQGITWRPLGHRATRSIPTACWDFVRGAATAMRVTVERRPRCLHACGYSSALVGLAVKLAFGGKLIFDMPGFWPEESVELGFFRSTHFLYRVSKRLEEAILEGSDHVVVATDRAKAVLRDEEAKARLAAKRSVREKPISVIPCCVDLERFRPRTQDRMLLAGSGLENKLLFGNIGSFNRRYLAAEMFRFAFHLKKYRPEVTFVYLTPHDPRPLYEAARDAGLADDDIFVRTVAASDIPRWLSVFRLGVFFVRPSYAAKASSFAKIGEFLASGVPVITNTGVGDLDHLLSEERCGLLLPGLTDRDLDAAAKKALPLLEGDAVPQELRDRCRQTALDRFGMAHGARRYSSIIRSLEAAGRAVEDHPRAIETG